From a region of the Flavobacterium sediminilitoris genome:
- a CDS encoding Fur family transcriptional regulator: MKRRNTKSKQDVLDILKDSGSALNHEMIQSELSTKTDRATIYRILNQFCNDGIVHKIVADDGKQYFALCLDCSEKQHKHNHLHFRCLECGKVECLKKEITISLPKNYTLENFNGLISGKCNKCSKI, encoded by the coding sequence ATGAAAAGAAGAAACACAAAATCAAAACAAGATGTTTTGGATATTTTAAAAGATTCAGGTTCAGCGTTAAATCATGAAATGATTCAATCCGAACTCTCAACAAAAACAGACAGAGCTACTATATATCGTATTTTAAATCAATTTTGTAATGATGGAATAGTACATAAAATTGTAGCAGATGATGGAAAACAATATTTTGCACTCTGTTTAGATTGCTCAGAAAAACAGCACAAACACAATCATTTACACTTTAGATGTTTAGAATGCGGAAAAGTAGAATGTTTGAAGAAAGAAATTACAATTTCGTTACCAAAAAATTACACATTAGAAAATTTCAATGGATTAATATCAGGAAAATGCAATAAGTGTAGTAAAATATAG
- the pdxR gene encoding MocR-like pyridoxine biosynthesis transcription factor PdxR yields MLRPWELKISLNSNSEKSIYLQIADEIIEAIKTGKLVSGSALPGTRKLANLLNVNRNTVIEAIDVLIAEGWLISVERKGTFVSDILPKKAYIKTSTKETNKIYEISNPILNFDDGLPDSRLAPMKELARAYREIFNRKSRWQIMGYSNEFGDIEFRKAIVHMLNFKRGMNITTDEICITRGSQMAMYLASYAIFNSGDFVIIENPGYKPAWETFKNAGAKLLPVNVDSDGLIIEEVIALLESGKRIKAIYVTPHHQFPTTVTMSLKRRVQLIELSNQYNFIIIEDDYDNEFHFGQRPILPISSFDTAKNYIYIGTLSKIVAPALRIGYLISNSEIVKKVGKHRKMIDVQGDNIMEEAILQLINDGEIKRHLKRTTIIYKAKRDYFESVCEMYLKGKAIYNKPEGGLAFWIVPNKEVDVIFVADQLLKKGIKILTPENFSFDKPVSGFRLGYASLTEDQIKQGILAISAYL; encoded by the coding sequence ATGTTGCGTCCTTGGGAATTAAAAATTTCATTAAATAGTAATTCAGAAAAATCAATTTATCTGCAAATAGCAGATGAAATAATTGAAGCAATTAAGACAGGAAAGCTTGTTAGTGGATCTGCATTGCCAGGAACAAGAAAGTTAGCAAATCTATTAAATGTAAACAGAAATACCGTCATCGAAGCTATTGATGTACTCATTGCAGAAGGTTGGTTAATTTCAGTTGAAAGAAAAGGCACATTTGTGTCTGATATTTTACCTAAAAAAGCATATATAAAAACGAGTACTAAAGAGACAAATAAAATATATGAAATTAGTAATCCCATTTTAAATTTTGATGATGGATTGCCAGATAGTAGACTTGCACCAATGAAAGAACTAGCTAGAGCGTATCGAGAGATTTTTAATAGAAAATCTCGCTGGCAAATTATGGGGTATAGTAATGAATTTGGTGATATTGAGTTTAGAAAAGCAATTGTTCATATGCTTAACTTTAAGAGAGGGATGAACATTACAACTGACGAAATCTGTATTACTCGTGGAAGTCAGATGGCTATGTATTTAGCCTCTTATGCTATTTTTAATTCTGGAGATTTTGTAATTATAGAAAATCCAGGTTATAAACCTGCTTGGGAAACTTTTAAAAATGCAGGAGCTAAATTACTTCCTGTTAATGTAGATAGTGATGGATTGATAATTGAAGAGGTAATAGCTCTTTTAGAGAGTGGGAAACGGATAAAAGCAATATATGTAACACCCCATCATCAATTCCCAACTACAGTAACCATGAGTTTAAAAAGAAGAGTACAACTAATCGAATTATCAAATCAATATAATTTTATAATTATTGAAGACGATTATGATAATGAATTTCACTTTGGACAAAGACCTATTCTTCCAATATCAAGTTTTGATACAGCAAAAAATTACATTTATATAGGAACTTTAAGTAAAATAGTGGCACCAGCTTTAAGAATAGGGTATTTAATAAGTAATTCAGAAATTGTTAAAAAAGTAGGTAAGCACAGAAAAATGATAGATGTACAAGGCGATAATATTATGGAAGAAGCAATCTTACAATTAATTAATGATGGAGAAATAAAGCGTCACCTTAAAAGAACTACTATCATTTATAAAGCAAAACGTGATTATTTTGAGAGTGTTTGTGAAATGTATCTAAAAGGAAAAGCAATTTATAATAAACCTGAAGGAGGATTGGCATTTTGGATTGTACCAAATAAAGAAGTTGATGTGATTTTTGTTGCAGATCAACTGTTAAAAAAAGGGATTAAAATATTAACACCTGAAAATTTTAGCTTTGATAAACCAGTTTCTGGTTTTAGACTGGGTTACGCTTCACTAACAGAAGATCAAATTAAACAAGGAATTTTAGCAATTTCAGCGTATCTATAG
- a CDS encoding cupin domain-containing protein gives METKESQFSSKDFHKTFARPTFVMPNKLIHKNVEQAGEHDQFSAERKHPVFFIDLPSKNVSMTVGGLLPNQLTNRHRHTYETMLYVIEGHGYTEIEDTKVEWKAGDAVYIPSWAWHRHKNLSDSENAKYLACENAPQLQNLGVALREEEGRDI, from the coding sequence ATGGAAACTAAAGAAAGCCAATTTAGCTCAAAAGATTTTCACAAAACTTTTGCAAGACCAACATTTGTTATGCCTAATAAGCTTATTCACAAAAATGTAGAACAAGCAGGTGAACACGATCAATTTTCAGCAGAGCGTAAACATCCTGTGTTTTTTATTGATCTTCCAAGTAAAAATGTAAGTATGACTGTTGGGGGTTTATTACCTAATCAATTAACTAATCGTCATAGACATACTTACGAAACAATGCTATATGTAATTGAAGGTCATGGATATACAGAAATTGAAGATACTAAAGTGGAATGGAAAGCTGGTGATGCGGTTTACATACCTAGTTGGGCGTGGCACAGACATAAAAATTTGAGTGATTCAGAAAATGCAAAATATTTAGCTTGTGAAAATGCACCTCAACTTCAAAATTTAGGTGTGGCTTTAAGAGAAGAAGAAGGTAGAGATATTTAA
- a CDS encoding ATP-grasp domain-containing protein — translation MNSVKTTKKIVIQSDVDDRSTDDVIQWINYLSPNCLVETLFGACLIKDLKIEFSNENIVYKINDVSFTNKDSYWYRRGMFKLFQDDSFFKKSIYENSLFPVISYLDVKKSQNQINRFFDNKVGKLEQLEVCKKVGLKFPETLVTTSYFDLEKFVKKHHKIITKPIQNPFSKHEFEDYDVHFFTSTQLITSEDLNNNFPEKFQPSLFQKYTAKKFEIRSFYLNEVFYSMAIFSQQNEKTKIDYRNYDYEKPNRVIPFSIPKDIEEKLIKMMKSLDLTSGSFDLIYTLDNEYVFLEVNPIGQFQWLSRNCNYNIEKIIAKTLINE, via the coding sequence TTGAATTCAGTTAAAACTACTAAAAAAATAGTTATTCAATCTGATGTTGACGACAGGAGTACAGATGATGTAATACAGTGGATTAATTATTTAAGCCCTAATTGTCTGGTTGAAACACTTTTTGGAGCTTGTTTGATTAAAGACTTAAAAATTGAATTTTCAAATGAGAATATAGTATATAAAATTAACGATGTGTCTTTTACTAATAAAGATAGTTATTGGTATAGAAGAGGAATGTTTAAACTTTTTCAAGATGATTCATTTTTTAAAAAAAGTATTTATGAGAATAGTTTGTTTCCTGTTATTAGTTATCTAGATGTAAAAAAAAGTCAAAATCAAATAAATAGATTTTTTGATAATAAGGTTGGTAAATTAGAACAATTAGAAGTTTGTAAAAAAGTGGGGTTAAAGTTTCCAGAAACTTTGGTGACGACTAGCTATTTTGATTTAGAAAAGTTTGTTAAAAAGCATCATAAAATAATAACAAAACCTATTCAAAATCCTTTTTCTAAGCATGAATTTGAAGATTATGATGTGCATTTTTTTACATCAACACAATTAATCACTTCAGAAGATTTGAATAATAACTTTCCAGAAAAATTTCAACCATCACTCTTTCAAAAGTACACTGCTAAAAAGTTTGAAATTAGGAGTTTTTATCTTAATGAAGTTTTTTATTCAATGGCTATTTTTAGTCAGCAAAATGAAAAAACCAAAATCGATTATAGAAATTACGATTATGAAAAACCTAATAGAGTAATACCTTTTTCTATACCTAAAGATATAGAAGAAAAATTAATTAAGATGATGAAGAGTTTAGACCTTACTTCTGGTTCTTTTGATTTGATTTATACTTTAGATAATGAATATGTCTTTTTAGAGGTTAATCCTATAGGACAGTTTCAATGGCTAAGTAGAAATTGCAACTATAATATTGAAAAAATAATTGCCAAAACATTAATAAATGAATGA
- a CDS encoding DUF2938 domain-containing protein — translation METFVKTILIGIGATFTMDIWAFLLKIIFNIKSLNYQFVGRWIGHFPKGKFFHESIANAQPIANELIIGWLAHYLIGITFAVLLVSIYGNTWLENPTFFPALLIGIVTIVAPFFIMQPCLGIGIAASNLPDPNMARFKSLLTHSIYGIGLYLSAIFLNYILSVFRAV, via the coding sequence ATGGAAACATTTGTAAAAACAATATTAATTGGGATAGGTGCAACATTTACTATGGATATTTGGGCTTTTTTACTTAAAATTATTTTTAATATTAAATCGTTGAATTATCAATTTGTAGGGAGATGGATAGGTCATTTTCCAAAAGGTAAATTTTTTCATGAAAGTATTGCAAATGCTCAACCTATAGCGAATGAGCTTATTATTGGTTGGCTTGCGCATTATTTAATAGGAATTACTTTTGCTGTACTTTTAGTTAGCATTTATGGTAATACATGGCTGGAAAATCCTACTTTTTTTCCTGCTTTATTAATTGGTATAGTAACAATCGTTGCTCCTTTTTTTATTATGCAACCCTGTTTAGGAATTGGTATTGCTGCATCCAATTTGCCTGATCCTAATATGGCTCGATTTAAAAGTCTTTTAACACATTCTATTTATGGTATTGGACTTTATTTAAGTGCTATATTTTTAAACTATATTTTAAGTGTTTTTAGGGCTGTTTAA
- a CDS encoding MarR family winged helix-turn-helix transcriptional regulator, with protein sequence MESIFNLDNQNSNLDSKIVAGLVRVSQVFKTLLLEKSKEYQLSPIQIQLLIFIEYHDKDKSTISYLAKEFNLSKPTISDTIKLLEKKLYITKTFDKNDSRSYTINLTPTGKMIVLETENFIDPLTKIIKNSALNKKLILWESITNMIKQLNELEIISVQRTCLKCKFYSKKSNQSFCSLLNQNLKIEDIRIDCLDFE encoded by the coding sequence ATGGAAAGTATTTTTAATTTAGACAATCAAAATTCAAATCTTGACAGTAAAATTGTTGCAGGATTAGTCCGTGTTTCTCAAGTTTTTAAAACCTTGTTATTAGAAAAGTCAAAGGAATACCAATTAAGTCCAATTCAAATTCAACTACTTATTTTCATTGAATATCATGATAAAGATAAATCTACTATTAGTTATTTAGCTAAAGAATTTAATTTGTCAAAACCAACAATTAGCGATACCATTAAATTACTTGAAAAAAAACTTTATATAACAAAAACTTTTGACAAAAATGATTCTCGTAGTTACACGATTAATTTAACACCTACTGGAAAAATGATTGTTCTAGAAACTGAAAACTTTATAGATCCTTTGACCAAGATAATTAAAAATTCTGCTTTAAATAAAAAATTGATTTTGTGGGAAAGTATAACAAATATGATTAAACAGCTAAATGAATTAGAAATAATTAGTGTTCAAAGAACTTGTCTAAAATGTAAATTCTATTCTAAAAAAAGTAATCAATCTTTTTGTAGTTTATTAAATCAAAATTTAAAAATAGAAGATATAAGAATTGATTGTTTAGACTTCGAATAA
- the gwsS gene encoding grasp-with-spasm system SPASM domain peptide maturase yields MNKKYYKLFTNCIIVKGKNRATIVDLQRNNFNFIPLSLCSLFDEDNLIDFESIKTQLDKESIPILNEYIEFLEEKEYIFECTKEESKLFPPLSINYEYPSIISNVIIDYDKNSNHDFQKILNEFLVPVNCRHIQVRCYDMFDLDFIDSVVKIINDSFIKSVEFIIKYDTEISIEDLKEWVSENKKIKSVALHSFNKNKIIQEQDYGFGTIVGIKQEINNNIHCGVIHHNYFNTSIESFTESQHHNSCLNKKIAIDKDGNIKNCPAISQSFGNIKNTTLEEALQHKDFKKYWNITKDQIDICKDCEFRHICTDCRAYIEDPENQYSKPLKCGYDPYTNQWEEWSTNPLKQKAIQYYGMQELISKTD; encoded by the coding sequence ATGAATAAAAAATATTATAAATTATTTACTAATTGTATTATAGTAAAAGGAAAAAATAGAGCTACAATTGTTGATTTACAACGAAATAATTTTAATTTCATCCCTTTAAGTTTATGTAGTTTATTTGATGAAGATAATTTAATTGATTTTGAAAGTATTAAAACTCAATTAGACAAAGAAAGCATCCCAATACTTAATGAGTATATCGAATTTCTTGAAGAGAAAGAGTATATATTTGAATGTACTAAAGAAGAATCTAAACTTTTCCCACCTTTATCAATAAATTATGAGTATCCCTCAATTATTTCAAATGTGATTATTGATTATGATAAAAATTCAAATCATGATTTTCAAAAAATATTGAATGAATTTCTTGTGCCTGTAAATTGTAGACATATTCAGGTTCGTTGTTATGATATGTTTGATTTAGATTTTATTGATTCAGTTGTAAAAATAATTAACGATTCGTTTATTAAATCCGTTGAATTTATTATAAAATATGATACTGAAATTTCTATTGAAGATCTAAAAGAGTGGGTTTCTGAAAATAAAAAGATTAAAAGTGTAGCGCTCCATTCTTTTAATAAAAATAAAATTATTCAAGAACAAGATTATGGATTTGGTACAATTGTGGGTATTAAACAAGAAATAAATAATAATATACATTGTGGTGTAATTCATCATAATTACTTTAATACTTCAATAGAATCTTTTACAGAATCCCAACATCACAACTCCTGCCTAAACAAAAAAATAGCCATAGATAAAGACGGTAACATAAAAAATTGTCCAGCAATTTCTCAAAGCTTTGGTAACATAAAAAACACCACACTAGAAGAAGCATTGCAACACAAAGACTTTAAAAAATATTGGAACATTACCAAAGACCAAATAGACATTTGCAAAGATTGTGAATTTCGTCATATCTGCACCGATTGCCGTGCTTATATAGAAGATCCCGAAAACCAATATTCCAAACCCCTAAAATGTGGCTATGATCCATATACTAATCAGTGGGAAGAATGGAGTACTAATCCATTAAAACAAAAAGCAATTCAATATTATGGAATGCAAGAACTAATCAGTAAAACAGACTAA
- a CDS encoding APC family permease, whose translation MENKLQSVKANFGTLPVFLTAISTILGAVMFLRFGYAVGEVGFLGTLLIIIIGHLVTIPTAMALAEIATNQKVEGGGEYFIISRSFGLNIGSSIGLALYLSQAISVAFYIIAFAESFEAIKPWIANEFGYEIYDNRLFSIPALLLLIWLMTTKGADLGMKALYVVVAILFISLVMFFLGSTDFSNTYDSSLLFKNIDSEKGFFFVFAIIFPAFTGMTAGVGLSGDLKDPKKSIPMGTLAATIIGMIIYVFIALKLVYSASTTDLITDQLIMSKIALWGPIIPLGLAAATISSALGSFMVAPRTLQAIGADNVIPNKKVNDFVSKGTDKNNEPRNATIITSVIALTFVLMGDVNAVAEVISMFFMVTYGSLCLISFMQHFAADPSYRPSFKSKWYLSLLGAVLCVYLMFKINAVYAVASILLMVGIYFYITFNNENKKGMANIFQGVIHQFNRNLQVFLQKSEKEISDDYWRPGVICLNKDSFERLAAFDMMKWISNRYGFGTYIHFEQGYFSKVTKQIADQKLNKLIEMANNTKSNVFLETIISPSNTNAIVQAIQQPGISGHDNNMMLFEFKKGTTEWLTDVIDNYNLIASANYDLCILGSSDRNFGYRNEIHVWIKKEDYENANLMILLSYIILGHPDWKKAEIKIFAAVDKSNLDKEKESLIQLTTTGRLPISPNNIIVLPIDENVDKVELINETSKLADLTILGFHESSIKTKNIDQFNKYNGIGNVLFVNTLKNKMIK comes from the coding sequence ATGGAAAATAAATTACAAAGCGTAAAAGCAAATTTCGGGACTTTACCCGTTTTTTTAACAGCCATTTCAACCATTTTAGGAGCAGTTATGTTTCTGCGTTTTGGATATGCAGTTGGAGAAGTAGGCTTTTTAGGTACATTATTAATTATTATCATAGGACATTTAGTTACAATTCCTACTGCAATGGCATTGGCAGAAATTGCAACAAACCAAAAAGTAGAAGGAGGAGGAGAATATTTTATTATTTCTCGATCATTCGGACTCAATATAGGGTCTTCCATAGGACTCGCATTATATTTATCACAAGCTATTAGTGTTGCCTTTTATATAATTGCTTTTGCAGAATCATTTGAAGCAATAAAACCATGGATTGCAAACGAATTTGGATATGAAATTTATGATAATAGACTATTTAGTATTCCAGCCTTATTATTATTAATTTGGTTAATGACTACAAAAGGAGCCGATTTAGGAATGAAAGCACTCTATGTCGTAGTTGCCATTTTATTCATATCACTTGTAATGTTTTTTCTAGGCTCTACAGATTTTTCAAACACTTATGACAGTTCACTTTTATTTAAAAACATTGACTCTGAAAAAGGATTTTTCTTTGTTTTCGCCATTATATTTCCTGCCTTTACAGGAATGACAGCAGGAGTTGGATTATCAGGAGATTTAAAAGATCCTAAAAAATCAATTCCTATGGGAACACTAGCAGCTACAATAATTGGAATGATAATTTATGTTTTTATAGCATTAAAATTAGTTTATTCAGCATCAACTACAGATTTAATTACAGATCAGCTTATCATGAGCAAAATAGCACTATGGGGACCTATTATTCCATTAGGGCTTGCAGCAGCTACTATTTCTTCAGCGTTAGGATCATTTATGGTTGCACCTAGAACATTACAAGCAATTGGAGCAGATAACGTTATTCCTAATAAAAAAGTTAACGATTTTGTTTCAAAAGGAACAGACAAAAATAATGAACCTAGAAACGCAACGATTATTACAAGTGTAATTGCACTTACTTTTGTTTTAATGGGCGATGTAAATGCTGTTGCTGAGGTAATTTCCATGTTCTTTATGGTAACCTATGGCTCTTTGTGTTTAATATCATTTATGCAACACTTCGCAGCAGACCCATCTTATAGACCTTCATTTAAATCAAAATGGTACTTATCACTATTAGGAGCTGTTTTATGTGTTTATTTAATGTTTAAAATTAATGCCGTTTATGCAGTAGCCTCTATTTTACTAATGGTCGGAATCTACTTTTATATCACTTTTAATAATGAAAATAAAAAAGGAATGGCCAATATTTTTCAAGGCGTTATTCATCAATTTAATAGAAATCTTCAAGTATTTTTACAAAAAAGCGAAAAAGAAATTTCAGATGACTATTGGAGACCAGGTGTTATTTGTTTAAATAAAGATAGCTTTGAGCGTCTAGCAGCATTTGATATGATGAAATGGATTTCAAACCGATATGGTTTTGGAACCTACATCCATTTTGAACAAGGCTATTTTTCTAAAGTAACAAAACAAATTGCAGATCAAAAATTAAATAAACTAATAGAAATGGCTAATAATACAAAATCAAATGTGTTTTTAGAAACAATTATTAGCCCATCAAATACAAATGCAATTGTACAAGCTATTCAACAACCAGGAATATCAGGACATGACAATAATATGATGCTGTTTGAATTTAAAAAAGGCACAACAGAATGGCTAACAGATGTTATTGATAACTATAACTTAATCGCTTCAGCAAATTACGACTTATGTATTTTAGGAAGTTCAGACCGAAATTTTGGATATCGAAACGAAATACACGTATGGATTAAAAAAGAAGACTATGAAAATGCCAATTTAATGATTCTACTTTCTTACATCATCTTAGGTCATCCCGATTGGAAAAAAGCAGAAATAAAAATTTTCGCAGCAGTAGACAAATCAAATTTAGATAAAGAAAAAGAAAGTCTAATTCAACTTACAACAACAGGACGTTTACCTATATCACCTAATAATATCATCGTACTACCAATTGATGAAAATGTAGATAAGGTGGAATTGATAAATGAAACATCAAAATTAGCCGATTTAACCATTTTAGGGTTTCATGAAAGCAGCATTAAAACAAAAAACATTGATCAATTTAACAAATACAATGGAATAGGAAATGTACTTTTTGTAAATACATTAAAAAACAAAATGATAAAATAA
- a CDS encoding AAA family ATPase, with protein sequence MNVYDLIITDKKQMDWDNVLMDVQNRESINQLLKEYKYAEQLMSFDLPINNKILLHGSSGCGKTTTAKAIAKALGKNLYILDLSNIISSRIGETSQNLRKVFDKVKYENAVLFLDEFDQIGKMRGKDDKDVGEMRRLVNTLIQLIDYFPEKSVLIAATNQLEIIDKAVIRRFQCIIEYRMPNKKELNKYYDLLLLRFPDNLRKVQRKYKISYAEAKDYTYTIIKSIVIKEIENNYKL encoded by the coding sequence ATGAATGTATATGACTTAATCATAACTGATAAGAAACAAATGGATTGGGATAATGTACTTATGGATGTACAAAATCGCGAGTCTATCAATCAACTCTTAAAAGAATATAAATATGCGGAGCAGCTAATGTCCTTTGATTTGCCAATCAACAATAAAATTCTATTACACGGTAGTTCGGGTTGTGGAAAAACAACCACAGCAAAGGCTATTGCAAAAGCTTTAGGTAAAAATCTATATATACTTGATTTGAGTAATATCATATCATCAAGAATTGGTGAGACATCTCAAAATTTAAGAAAGGTTTTTGATAAGGTTAAATATGAGAATGCCGTTCTTTTTCTAGATGAGTTTGATCAAATCGGAAAAATGCGTGGTAAGGATGACAAGGATGTTGGTGAAATGAGGAGACTTGTAAATACTTTAATTCAGTTAATTGATTATTTTCCAGAGAAATCTGTGCTTATTGCGGCAACAAATCAATTGGAGATAATTGATAAAGCTGTAATCAGACGATTTCAATGCATAATAGAGTATCGAATGCCAAATAAAAAAGAGTTGAATAAATATTATGATCTCCTACTTCTAAGATTCCCTGATAATCTAAGGAAAGTTCAACGTAAATATAAGATTTCTTACGCAGAGGCAAAAGATTATACTTACACAATAATAAAATCAATTGTTATTAAAGAAATTGAGAATAATTACAAATTATGA
- a CDS encoding dihydrodipicolinate synthase family protein, whose amino-acid sequence MKNVPFKGVIAYPITPFDENDKVDINLYKVLLEKLIVTEAHGVAPLGSAGVMPYLSDAEKEEITEATIKQVDGRIPVLVGVSNLTTAKTIEHAIFAEKAGAAAVMIIPMSYWKLTDEEIIQHYDAVASKISIPIMAYNNPATGGVDMSPTLLKKLLKIPNVTMIKESTGDVQRMHYLKKELGDEVSFYNGSNPLALAAFAAGATGWCTTAPNLIPKLNVDLYNAIENNDLEEAQKIFYKQVNLLKFMVNKGLPRVIKAGLEIQGKYAGYLRSPLKPLSDSETEELKMILKNIE is encoded by the coding sequence ATGAAGAACGTTCCGTTTAAAGGCGTTATAGCCTATCCAATCACACCATTTGATGAAAATGATAAAGTAGATATTAATTTGTATAAAGTTTTACTTGAAAAATTGATTGTCACTGAAGCACATGGGGTTGCTCCTTTAGGAAGCGCTGGAGTTATGCCATATTTATCTGATGCAGAAAAAGAAGAGATTACAGAGGCAACAATTAAACAAGTTGATGGTCGTATACCAGTTCTTGTTGGAGTTTCAAATTTAACTACAGCAAAAACTATTGAACATGCAATATTCGCAGAAAAAGCTGGTGCTGCTGCTGTAATGATTATACCAATGAGTTACTGGAAATTAACCGATGAGGAAATTATCCAACATTATGATGCAGTTGCTAGTAAAATTTCAATACCGATTATGGCATACAATAATCCTGCAACTGGTGGTGTTGATATGTCCCCAACTCTGCTTAAAAAACTACTCAAAATTCCTAACGTTACAATGATTAAAGAAAGTACTGGTGATGTACAAAGAATGCATTATTTAAAGAAAGAATTAGGGGATGAAGTTTCCTTTTATAATGGCTCTAACCCATTAGCTTTGGCAGCTTTTGCAGCAGGTGCAACTGGATGGTGTACTACAGCTCCAAATCTAATTCCTAAACTAAATGTTGATTTATACAATGCCATAGAAAATAATGATTTAGAGGAGGCACAAAAAATATTCTATAAGCAAGTGAATCTTTTAAAATTTATGGTTAATAAAGGATTACCAAGGGTTATAAAAGCAGGTCTAGAAATTCAGGGTAAATATGCAGGTTATCTACGAAGTCCTTTGAAACCATTAAGTGATTCTGAAACCGAAGAGCTAAAGATGATTTTAAAAAATATTGAATAA